A stretch of DNA from Paracoccus methylovorus:
CGGTGGTTGCGCGGGATGCGGCGCGGATTGGCGCGCGCCATGACCTGTTGTGCGTCCGAAAGATCGCGGATACGCGCCTGCCAGTCCCGCGCCCAAGCGTCGAACTGATCGGTTGCGGTGAATTCGTCCCGTGCGCTGCCGTCCGACAGGCCGGCAAAGACACGGGTGAAATCGGCCTGCTGGTCCGCCATCAGTGCCAGCAATCGCTCGATCAGGGCACGATCTTCGGGGCGCGGGGCGCCGATGCCCAGTTTGGCGGCAAAGCGGTTTAGCCATTCGCGCTGGTAAAACTCGGGAAAACTGTGGACGATGCGGGTCGCCTCGGTCACCGCCGCGTCGTCATTACCCATCAGCGGCACGAGGCAACTGGCGAATTGCGCGAGGTTCCAAACCGCGATGTTTGGCTGTTCGTTCCAGGCGTATCGGCCCTGCGCGTCGATCGAGCTGAACACCATGTCGGGCCGGTAGCCGTCCATGAAGGCGCAAGGACCATAGTCGATGGTCTCGCCCGAGACAGACATGTTGTCGGTGTTCATCACCCCATGGATAAAGCCCAGTGCCAGCCATCCGGCGATGGTCGCCGCCTGCCGGGCAACCACGCCCTGCAACAGATCGCCCGCGCCCGCGGCATCGGGATAGTGGCGGGCAATGACGTGATCGGCCAGAAGCTGCAGCCGCTCGCGGTCACCGCGCGCGGCGTAGAATTCGAAGGTGCCGACGCGAATATGGCTGGAGGCGACGCGGGTCAGCACCGCGCCGGGCAGGATCGTCTCGCGGATCACGGTTTCGCCGGTTGTGACGGCTGCCAGCGCCCGCGTGGTCGGGATGCCAAAGGCCGCCATGAACTCGCTGACCAGATATTCGCGCAGCACCGGACCCAGCCAGGCGCGACCGTCGCCCCGCCGCGAAAAGGGCGTCGGCCCCGCGCCCTTCAACTGGATGTCGAAGCGCGCACCGTCGGGGGCCACCACCTCGCCCAGAAGAACCGCACGGCCGTCGCCAAGCTGCGGCACGAAGCCGCCGAACTGATGGCCGGCATAGGCCTGGGCGATAGGCTCTGCACCCTCGGGCAAGGCGTTTCCCGCAAGCACGGCCACGCCCTGCGGGCTGGCAAGCCAGTCCGCATCAAGTCCAAGCCGCTCGGCCAGCGGCCGGTTCAGCGCAATAAGCTTGGGATCGCGCACCGGAGTGGGACGGGTGCGGGTAAAGAAACCCTCCGGCAGTCGGGCATAGCTGTTGTCAAAGCGGATCATCGCGGCCCTCCTTCCTGATATTATCTAGCGGCGATTACCGGAATGTTAAGGGCGGAACGGTTTCAATGCGTCACGCTGGTCGAGAACATGTTCACGATGATGACACCGCCCACGATCATGGTCAGGCCGATGACCGCCGCCAGATCCAGCCGCTGGCCAAAGAGGAAAAGCCCGATCAGCGATACCAGTACGATCCCAAGCCCGCTCCAGATCGCATAGGCGATGCCCAGCGGCATGGCGCGCAAGGCCAGCGACAGGAAATAAAACGAGCCCGCATAGCACAATCCCATCAAAAGCGTCGGCATAAGCCGGGTGAACTGTTCGCTGCGCTGCAGGAACGTGGTGCCGACAACTTCCAGCGCGATGGCCGTGAAAAGCGTGGCATAGGTCAGGATCGGCATGGCGTCTCCGTTCGGTCATGGCCGGCCCATCTAGCCCGTCGGCAGGGGGAAAGTCACGCCGCCCTTGAACCGGCGGGTCCAAGCGCGTATCCCACGCTCTGCCCGCTTTCGCCGCAAGGATGCCACCCGTGAAATTTCTCGATCTCGCCAAGGTCTACATTCGCTCGGGCGGCGGAGGCGCGGGTTGCGTGTCTTTCCGCCGCGAAAAATTCATCGAATACGGCGGTCCCGACGGCGGTGACGGCGGTCGCGGCGGCGATGTCTGGGCCGAGGCGGTCGAGGGGCTGAATACACTGATCGATTTTCGCTTTCAGCAGCATTTCTTCGCCAAATCGGGCGGTCACGGCATGGGTGCGCAGCGCACCGGGGCGTCGGGCGACAATATCGAGTTGCGCGTGCCGGTCGGCACCGAGATACTGGACGAGGATCAGGAGACGGTGATCGCCGACCTGACCTACGCCGGCCAGCGGGTGCTTCTGGCCCGGGGCGGCAATGGCGGTTTCGGCAACCTGCATTTCAAAAGCTCGACCAACCGCGCACCACGCCACGCCAACCCCGGCCAGGCGGGGGTCGAACGCACGCTGTGGCTGCGGCTCAAGCTGATTGCCGATGCCGGTCTGGCAGGTTTGCCGAACGCCGGGAAATCGACCTTCCTTGCCGCGGTATCCAATGCACGGCCCAAGATCGCGGATTACCCCTTTACCACGCTGCACCCCAACCTGGGTGTGGTCGGTGTGGACGGGCATGAATTCGTCATGGCCGACATTCCCGGCCTGATCGAGGGCGCATCCGAGGGCAGGGGGCTGGGCGACCAGTTTCTGGGCCATGTCGAACGCTCGCGTGTGCTTTTGCATCTGGTCGATGGCACCGCCGAGGATGTGGCGCAGGATGCCCGCACCATCCTGACCGAGCTGGAAGCCTATTCCCCGGCGCTGATCGAAAAGCCCCGCGTAACCGCGTTGAACAAGATCGACGCGCTGGATCCCGAAACTCTGGCCGAGCGCAAGGCAGCGCTCGAGGCCGAGATCGGTGGGCCGGTGCTGCTGATGTCGGGCGTCTCGCGCGAGGGCGTGACCGAGGTGCTGCGCGCGCTTTGGTCGCGGATTGCACCATCGCGCAAGCCCGTTGCCGAGGACAGGGAAGACAAACCGTGGCAGCCCTAACACCCGAGCTTGGCCGCGCGCAGCGGCTGGTGGTCAAGATCGGCTCGGCGCTTCTGGTAGGCGCGGACGGGCTGCGCGACGCATGGTTGCGAGGCCTTTGCGAGGATGTCGCGAAGGCACGGGGACGGGGCACGGATGTGGTGCTCGTTTCCTCCGGTGCAATCGCCTTGGGGCGGCAGGTGCTGGGCCTGCCCGCCGGTCCGCTGCGGGTCGAGCATTCGCAGGCAGCCGCTGCCGTGGGCCAGATCAAGCTTGCGCGCGCCTATGAAGAGGCCTTGGCCCCGCATGGCGTCAAGACCGCGCAACTGCTGGTGACGCTGGACGATACCACCGACCGGCGCCGCTATCTCAACAGTCGGGCGACCATGCAGACGCTTCTTGGCCTGGGCGTCGTGCCCATCGTGAACGAGAACGACACTGTGGCGACCGACGAAATCCGCTTTGGCGACAACGA
This window harbors:
- a CDS encoding protein adenylyltransferase SelO, whose translation is MIRFDNSYARLPEGFFTRTRPTPVRDPKLIALNRPLAERLGLDADWLASPQGVAVLAGNALPEGAEPIAQAYAGHQFGGFVPQLGDGRAVLLGEVVAPDGARFDIQLKGAGPTPFSRRGDGRAWLGPVLREYLVSEFMAAFGIPTTRALAAVTTGETVIRETILPGAVLTRVASSHIRVGTFEFYAARGDRERLQLLADHVIARHYPDAAGAGDLLQGVVARQAATIAGWLALGFIHGVMNTDNMSVSGETIDYGPCAFMDGYRPDMVFSSIDAQGRYAWNEQPNIAVWNLAQFASCLVPLMGNDDAAVTEATRIVHSFPEFYQREWLNRFAAKLGIGAPRPEDRALIERLLALMADQQADFTRVFAGLSDGSARDEFTATDQFDAWARDWQARIRDLSDAQQVMARANPRRIPRNHRIEEVITAAREGDYAPFHAFDAALRAPFEDRPEWRDYALAPQPQEIVRRTFCGT
- a CDS encoding DMT family transporter, with amino-acid sequence MPILTYATLFTAIALEVVGTTFLQRSEQFTRLMPTLLMGLCYAGSFYFLSLALRAMPLGIAYAIWSGLGIVLVSLIGLFLFGQRLDLAAVIGLTMIVGGVIIVNMFSTSVTH
- the obgE gene encoding GTPase ObgE, with product MKFLDLAKVYIRSGGGGAGCVSFRREKFIEYGGPDGGDGGRGGDVWAEAVEGLNTLIDFRFQQHFFAKSGGHGMGAQRTGASGDNIELRVPVGTEILDEDQETVIADLTYAGQRVLLARGGNGGFGNLHFKSSTNRAPRHANPGQAGVERTLWLRLKLIADAGLAGLPNAGKSTFLAAVSNARPKIADYPFTTLHPNLGVVGVDGHEFVMADIPGLIEGASEGRGLGDQFLGHVERSRVLLHLVDGTAEDVAQDARTILTELEAYSPALIEKPRVTALNKIDALDPETLAERKAALEAEIGGPVLLMSGVSREGVTEVLRALWSRIAPSRKPVAEDREDKPWQP